The Euwallacea similis isolate ESF13 chromosome 27, ESF131.1, whole genome shotgun sequence genome segment attttagaaccTAAAACCATTTATTATGGGTGCATTAGCAGATCCAGTCAAGACTTTACGAAACAGTACCTTCAATTTTTGGATGAATTCGTTCTGTTACATTAGCATAATATTCAGtttcctaatatttttatggttaAATAACGGCATAGTAGTGGGTGATAGAAATGCCCATAACATTGGAATTAACATCCCTcaaatcttttattttagtttgttttgtTTAGTGTTTGGTTGGCCTTATTTTGTAGGTGAAGTACTGAATTTCGCAAATTTTGCTAGGAGCCACAAagtattaataattactcttACTGTAATTTTTGGTCTCATTATCCGCTTAAACACTGTAGTTCACCCTTATTTGTTAGCTGATAACAGGCATTTAATATTCTACATTTGGTCCCGATTTTTCGGCAAGTATTGGTGGTTTAGGTATATGTTAATTCCATTTTACATATTTGGCCTTTACGTTATAATTAAAACGCTCTGGGACAAAACTGACTTAAGTTTCTTTATTCCTTTCACTCTGGGCATGACAATTTTGCTTGCTAGTCAATCGCTTTTGGAGTTGCGATATTTCTTGGCCCCATATGTAATATTAAgacttaaaatgaaaaacaaggATTCAGGAGTGTTCAATGTTATCCTAGAATTTGTTACATATAGTGTCATGAATATGATAacattcaatatatttttcaccAAAACGTTGCGTTGGGATGACATGGATTATCCTCAGAAGATTATATGGTAATTAGTCACTTTCAAATCATCTGTAGGTCATTTAacacttatttttatattgaaaaacagCGGCTGTGTGCTTGTGTTTGCGTGTTCCTTCCTAAAGAAGTCTAATTAAGGAAGATATTACTTTAAGATAGGAACCATGTATTTTTCCAGTCAAATTTGGCTTAAGAGAAAACATAGAAATGATGATGaagattttggttttttaaattttgtttattgtgtgttttttgtttttgtttggaaaagtttttaatagttttcctTGTTACAAGAAAATAAGTAAGTATAGTTAGAGGTAAGTTGTGCTTTAATCTCGTCAGGTGTGGTTCCATTAGAAGTTCTTTTAGATTCGCgcatttaatatattttattatatttagttctatatatatatatactatatatatatatatagattTTTTCCAGTTGTATTTGACCTATACTTTTGTTTCGTGAAGTATATTTATGTTACTGTGTTTAGGTCTAATCTAAtgtcatttatttatgatttcaATATATCCCtacattgtttttaaaattttatctgtttctttttcttatttttatcaattaaggggtttttagttaaaatagaattttgttGCTTCAACCACaatgaatgagaaaaataatttcttgcaacatttttttatttaaaaataaattatcaatatgTTCTAACATGAAATGCATAACACTATTTATATGTCTATCTATCAGAGTTACAATTCATCAATATCACATGAAACtaaagaagaaatttcaatCTGTTTGTACATCATGATCAGAAACaagatataaaaattgaaaggcTATAGCTAACAAAGTAATACCTAATAGGTCACCTACAGAAGTCAAATATGGAATAGCTGAGTTATCCGGGTCAATTTTCTTCTTCCACATCCAGTGGATCAAAATGTATGCCACGTAAAGTAAAGTGGCAACTTGCATTACTGCCGCTAATAAATAGACTACAATGAAGACTGAGCTGAGAGATGTTTCGCCATCTTTGATGTAGTCGAtggtataaataaaaattatatgccCGGGAATAACCATGGTCATTAGGACCCGCGTGGTTCTCGCATGGGGCCCTTTCCCGCAAAAAGCTGCCATTGGagatatgaatatttttttggtctCATCTTCCTCATTTGAATTTCCCGGGGGTACCACACCTAGCTCTGCTTCCTTATGAAGAGCAGTGGCTATTCTGCTGGATTGCACTGCCACCAGATTTCCTCCAACTCCATTTATTACCGGTTGGTAAACAGCTATTCCTTCAAATCtatagaagaaataaatttattccttttatTATGTCATGGTTTACAGACTTTGAGTAAATtggttttagttattttgattaCAAGACAATTTATAAGTTCAGCTTACCTAGAAACCATGAAATCCAATATGAGGCCTCCTATAGAGCTGATAAGCATTGCTCCTACGACTGGTGTCCATCCATGAAGAAGAACTTCTCTTGTCTGAGGATTTCTTTTTGCAATCCAAACCCACAAAGGTATTGCCAGTATGTAGCCAGCGATTATTAGAGGCGCTAGCCAGTCTTGTTGCCCTGAtagacaaataaaattaattaaatgtccTATTACAATCGCCAACCACTGACCAATAGATTCATATAATAACGTGGACACCCAGGAAAGTAAACTAAGAGAGGTGATATCTCCCAAACTAGCAGCAATGGGAGTGGCCACATTATCAGGATTGATATTGCAATGCCTGGAGAGAATTATAACTCCTGCCGTAATTAGGCCAAGTACAAGGCTGGCTACAGATACAGTAATTAAGCTACTGGCGCACAGAATATACGCGTGGTCTAGCTCCACTTCGCTGCTCTTAATTCCTCCCATGACAATGGCCACTAGCGCACCAAGAAAACCCACCACAATCGCTTGACTCTGAAACATTGAGGTGATACGCACGGTATTAGTTTATTACGTGCGTGGCTTACCTGTATAAGTGTTAAATTTCCCATAATAATGctaattttttgttgagtGGTGTCCATATGCCCTAAGTTAGCTTGCGTGGATAATCGGGATGCTAGCGTCATCTCAAGGTTTCCTTTTAATCCAAGAAGGGCGGGAATTAGGATTACTAGTTCtgatatttcttcaaatacTTCCCAATGCTGTAAGGCACTTCGTAAAGATTATTGGGCCAAAGTATGATCACCGTGCACCAACCTGTATGCGATCCAGGACAAGTCCTGCGCAAACCATCCCAAACCCGGCGATTAAAAATGGAATGAATACTTGAATGGCGATAGAAAAGAAGGTTTCTTCAGATTGGACGTCTTGGCATACGTTGGCCTCTGCAACGATATCTGGTAACTTTCCATTGTCATTTTCGTTGTTGTCTGTTTCCGTCACAGTCGCAATAATTGATGTCATTTCTATTGTCGAGACGATAAGCCCGTCACCCTTGGGCTTGGAGGGTTTAGAACTGTCCATTGGTGCTTGTATATGGTTGCTGTTATCCATGTTGCCTCCATCtctattttttctgaaagGAAACTTATTGTATTTGATTTATTGatgtattaaaagaaaattttaactatttgATTCATacctgtaaatatttttaatgctttAATTGAATCCCATCACTGCTGTGAAAGCTATGAAAGTTTAGTTAAAATAAACCACGGTTTTTCACCTTGTGAAGTATTATCATCAATACTTATCCGCAGGTTCAATCGGTTCGGTACTGCATGCTTTATCGAGCTTACATACAACACGTCGTTTTTCATAACAATTTtgcaagtaataaaaataataagaaaatatacttATCGCTCAGACGTCAGCAACATTCTTTACTGTGATATTGAGGATAGAGCAGTCGATTATTGGTGTTAATGAGCTCACCACTTTCTAACTATCAGCCTATTAGGATAGTCCAATATTATCTGTTGCTTGAAATTGCTTTTGATCGAAACAAGGCTTTTTGTTCCCCAAATTTGTTAAACCAGAAAGTATTAGATAAAATATATTAGAGAAAGGATTGTCATATTGGGCGCATTGAAGCGTTCAAGTGATTTTAATGAGTTCGAATTTTTGGATATGATAAGGCACTTTTTAAACGTGCCttaacataattaattattgaataattgaaattggGTGGCGGTTTTCTGACActagaattatatttttgtttcgtggtgggaatatttaaaaaccagaattttgaaatacttAATTTGCTCTCACTCGAACAACCTTCCGACAGTGGTTtctcaaaatttccattaaattttcatagctaaaaactattttcacaAGAGCGCAAAGCGCTTATGGGATTACATTTCTATAACGCACTAACTGCAAGCTTCAAATCTCTCTACATGGACTCGTCTGAATATATTGATTTATTGAATTCCATTTATACTCTTTCTCTACAATTATTTACCAATCAACATTTTGCCCaatgtatattaaaatgtaGGTCTGTCATGTTCTGTAACACTTAATACCCACTCTATTGTTCCTTGCTTGCCCccagtaaaaataaatagttccATCTATATAAGtgcaaataaatatgtacttcATCTTAATTTAGAGCTAAAATTATGTTACTAGACGGACAGGACTACAGAGAACCGTTTAGGCTTAACATTAAACCGCATTTTTTCGTTAACATGTATTAGTATAATCGACCACCTTTAAAGTTCTGCTGTTAAATAAATCGTGTTGGTGTTAATACATAcatgattattaaattatatgtgTAAATGACAAATGGGCTTTTTTGTAAATCGCCTAAATTTGTGAGGCCATTAAGATCTTATGCGTTTTGCACTGT includes the following:
- the Alg10 gene encoding dol-P-Glc:Glc(2)Man(9)GlcNAc(2)-PP-Dol alpha-1,2-glucosyltransferase produces the protein MSFPKIYLLITFALYVIFSKFLFYKIYITSKLIVDEEFHLPLGQQYCYLNFNIWDPKVTTLPGLYLISAAFLGPLRLCSIYWLRSISLLFSCVNFILFYILFSKSVQSEWQRVFSALMMTLLPPLYFLSHIYYTDIVSLTTLLLFIIANEKGYHYSASVAGFLSVVCRQTNVLFVAIYGAKYILTELHAFWAQKKDSYMKAGKFPLQNLKPFIMGALADPVKTLRNSTFNFWMNSFCYISIIFSFLIFLWLNNGIVVGDRNAHNIGINIPQIFYFSLFCLVFGWPYFVGEVLNFANFARSHKVLIITLTVIFGLIIRLNTVVHPYLLADNRHLIFYIWSRFFGKYWWFRYMLIPFYIFGLYVIIKTLWDKTDLSFFIPFTLGMTILLASQSLLELRYFLAPYVILRLKMKNKDSGVFNVILEFVTYSVMNMITFNIFFTKTLRWDDMDYPQKIIW
- the LOC136417279 gene encoding solute carrier family 41 member 1-like, producing MDMGKNRDGGNMDNSNHIQAPMDSSKPSKPKGDGLIVSTIEMTSIIATVTETDNNENDNGKLPDIVAEANVCQDVQSEETFFSIAIQVFIPFLIAGFGMVCAGLVLDRIQHWEVFEEISELVILIPALLGLKGNLEMTLASRLSTQANLGHMDTTQQKISIIMGNLTLIQSQAIVVGFLGALVAIVMGGIKSSEVELDHAYILCASSLITVSVASLVLGLITAGVIILSRHCNINPDNVATPIAASLGDITSLSLLSWVSTLLYESIGQQDWLAPLIIAGYILAIPLWVWIAKRNPQTREVLLHGWTPVVGAMLISSIGGLILDFMVSRFEGIAVYQPVINGVGGNLVAVQSSRIATALHKEAELGVVPPGNSNEEDETKKIFISPMAAFCGKGPHARTTRVLMTMVIPGHIIFIYTIDYIKDGETSLSSVFIVVYLLAAVMQVATLLYVAYILIHWMWKKKIDPDNSAIPYLTSVGDLLGITLLAIAFQFLYLVSDHDVQTD